The following are from one region of the Chromobacterium phragmitis genome:
- the cobI gene encoding precorrin-2 C(20)-methyltransferase, which translates to MKLGKLIGIGVGPGPAGLIPVAALAALREADIVYLPRATSSDTSVARQCLSGLALDESRFREIEFEMNPDRGALSRHYGALAERLAAELEAGRNVAYLTIGDSMTYSTYGYLLAALREMLPTLETQTFPGVTSFAATASALSWPLGEGKERILILPCPDEMAALRADIDSHDLIVLMKIGKRLPDVLALLNQMGIAQLCAFARRIGLPGEVLCADASQLTAEASGYLATMLIRKTARERRHS; encoded by the coding sequence ATGAAGCTGGGCAAGCTCATAGGCATAGGCGTGGGACCGGGACCGGCCGGTTTGATTCCGGTGGCGGCGCTGGCAGCGCTGCGCGAAGCCGACATCGTCTACCTGCCGCGCGCGACCTCCAGCGACACCTCCGTCGCCCGGCAATGCCTGTCCGGGCTGGCGCTGGACGAAAGCCGCTTTCGCGAAATCGAGTTCGAAATGAATCCGGACCGCGGCGCGCTGTCGCGCCATTACGGCGCGCTGGCCGAGCGGCTGGCCGCCGAATTGGAAGCCGGCCGGAATGTCGCCTACCTGACCATAGGCGATTCGATGACCTACTCCACCTACGGCTACCTGCTGGCGGCGCTGCGCGAAATGCTGCCGACGCTGGAGACGCAAACCTTCCCCGGCGTCACCAGCTTCGCCGCCACCGCGTCGGCGCTGTCCTGGCCCTTGGGCGAAGGCAAGGAACGCATCCTGATCCTGCCCTGCCCGGACGAGATGGCCGCGCTGCGGGCCGATATCGACAGCCATGACCTCATCGTGCTGATGAAGATAGGCAAGCGGCTGCCGGACGTGCTGGCGCTATTGAACCAGATGGGCATCGCCCAGTTGTGCGCCTTCGCCCGCCGCATCGGCCTGCCCGGCGAAGTGCTGTGCGCCGACGCCTCGCAATTGACGGCCGAGGCCAGCGGCTACCTCGCCACCATGCTGATCCGCAAGACAGCCAGAGAAAGACGCCACTCATGA